A DNA window from Christiangramia salexigens contains the following coding sequences:
- a CDS encoding N-acetylmuramoyl-L-alanine amidase family protein: MRTNLLNLFVFTTLLFSLSITISYAETPPATDPFVVVLDAGHGGKDPGNMGNGYKEKDIALSIVLNIGKELEKYEGVKVVYTRDSDVFIPLEKRGKIANDANADLFVSVHCNSHSSQAYGTETFVLGLHRNETNFEVAKKENSVIYLEEDYEVTYAGFDPNSPESSIGLTIMQEEYLDQSILLADLVQKEFTNTLNRKNRGVKQAGLIVLHQTYMPSVLVETGFLTNDEEGAFLNSNNGREKMAKAISKAIIKYSHTINLNVLADIKPVTHEEEAHEQKATSQVYEDVTFKVQLAAGSKKIDPKPYNFKGLSGVNRVKEGKLFKYYYGSTSDYLKIQRLHQEAIKSGYTASYIVAFKDEDKITVNEALKSRLK; the protein is encoded by the coding sequence TGAAACACCGCCTGCAACAGACCCATTTGTTGTAGTTCTTGATGCAGGACACGGTGGAAAAGACCCGGGAAACATGGGTAACGGTTATAAGGAAAAAGATATTGCTCTTAGCATAGTCCTTAATATTGGTAAAGAACTTGAAAAATATGAAGGAGTCAAGGTTGTCTACACCAGAGATTCAGATGTCTTTATTCCCTTAGAAAAAAGAGGGAAAATAGCGAACGATGCCAATGCAGACCTCTTCGTATCGGTACATTGTAATTCACATAGTTCTCAAGCCTATGGTACCGAAACCTTTGTTTTGGGACTGCATAGAAATGAAACGAATTTTGAAGTTGCTAAAAAGGAGAACTCAGTTATTTATCTGGAGGAAGATTATGAAGTGACTTATGCCGGTTTTGATCCTAACTCTCCTGAATCTTCTATTGGTCTGACTATAATGCAGGAAGAATATCTTGACCAAAGCATATTGCTCGCAGACCTGGTTCAAAAAGAGTTCACTAATACCTTAAATCGAAAGAACCGGGGCGTAAAGCAGGCCGGACTAATCGTATTGCACCAAACCTATATGCCCAGTGTATTAGTGGAAACCGGTTTCCTTACTAACGACGAGGAGGGAGCCTTTTTAAATAGTAATAATGGTAGAGAGAAAATGGCCAAGGCTATTTCCAAAGCTATTATTAAATATAGTCATACAATAAATCTAAATGTTCTGGCAGATATAAAACCTGTAACGCATGAAGAGGAGGCGCACGAACAGAAGGCAACATCGCAGGTTTATGAAGATGTGACTTTTAAAGTTCAGCTGGCAGCCGGATCTAAGAAGATAGATCCTAAACCTTATAATTTTAAAGGACTTAGTGGTGTTAATAGGGTGAAGGAAGGTAAGTTATTCAAGTATTACTATGGTTCAACCTCCGATTATCTTAAAATACAGCGATTGCATCAGGAAGCTATAAAGTCGGGATATACAGCAAGTTATATTGTTGCCTTTAAGGATGAGGATAAAATAACGGTTAACGAGGCGTTAAAATCGAGGCTTAAATAG
- a CDS encoding MlaD family protein, whose product MKYSREVKTALLAIVAIVILIFGYSFLKGENLLDDSRTFYAVYQDVEGLSPSSEVTINGLKVGQITSIDFLNSTGDLLVTFSVKKDFKFSKDSEAKIYGGNIIGGKSLAIIPKYDSKANIAVSGDTLAGDKEEGIMELVNDRLTPLQKKLENTIVSADSMLTAITQILDDSTRNNIRGTFKNLDQTVNSFKITANELQGIVQGNSAKLDRTFTNLDEMSTNFNKFSDTLTQMDIKKITGDLEKVVADFEAVSNKLNSGNGTAAKLINDDAVYNNLDRATRQLEQLLQDIKLNPKRYVHFSVFGKNPGPYDAPKDSLK is encoded by the coding sequence TTGAAATATTCCAGAGAGGTCAAAACTGCCCTGTTAGCTATTGTTGCAATAGTTATTCTTATTTTCGGTTATAGTTTTTTAAAAGGAGAAAATCTATTAGATGATAGCCGGACGTTTTATGCGGTATATCAGGATGTAGAAGGACTCTCACCATCTTCAGAAGTTACTATCAACGGTTTAAAGGTTGGTCAGATAACAAGTATAGATTTTTTAAACAGTACAGGGGATCTGTTGGTTACATTTTCAGTTAAGAAAGATTTTAAATTCTCAAAAGATAGTGAGGCCAAGATCTATGGTGGTAACATCATTGGTGGTAAGTCCCTTGCCATTATTCCTAAATACGATTCTAAAGCTAATATCGCAGTCTCTGGAGATACTCTTGCAGGGGATAAGGAAGAAGGGATTATGGAGCTTGTGAACGACCGCTTAACGCCGCTCCAAAAAAAGCTTGAAAACACAATTGTTAGTGCAGATTCTATGCTAACAGCTATAACTCAGATTTTGGATGACTCTACCCGTAATAATATTCGGGGAACCTTTAAAAATCTTGATCAAACAGTTAACTCATTTAAAATAACAGCCAACGAATTACAGGGTATTGTACAGGGTAATTCTGCAAAACTAGACAGGACTTTCACCAATCTGGACGAGATGTCTACTAACTTCAATAAGTTTTCTGATACTTTGACTCAGATGGACATCAAAAAGATCACAGGAGATCTGGAGAAAGTAGTTGCCGATTTTGAGGCTGTCTCCAATAAATTAAATAGCGGTAATGGTACTGCTGCCAAGTTGATAAATGATGATGCGGTTTATAATAATCTGGACAGGGCTACCAGACAACTTGAACAATTACTTCAGGACATAAAATTGAATCCAAAGCGATACGTACACTTTTCTGTATTCGGGAAAAATCCCGGACCATACGATGCGCCAAAGGATTCTTTAAAATAG